The Endozoicomonas montiporae CL-33 genome contains a region encoding:
- a CDS encoding class I SAM-dependent methyltransferase has protein sequence MSMSEPDKLYHKMAHPAGVAFSVTNPLIDHWLNCWNNTNPLLDIGCGNCHNSLKALDFGAQVYATELNENSLHLLQQEHKDKADRLSFHLAQLPDSMPLPDNYFSGILCSEVFHFLKHEEILASIQQLHRLLIPGGKAVLTCACEDIQIFQAVNLRQTKETQRQKYPDRMDPVDHYIDYFEQAIREFEPDHEAWQLRTLLDSILPRDMFNYFNPDQLAKAFADAGFHIDLITTGPALHYPAWEHGEHDHVRLVAAKQ, from the coding sequence ATGAGCATGTCGGAGCCGGATAAGCTTTATCATAAAATGGCACACCCTGCCGGTGTTGCGTTCTCGGTCACCAACCCGCTGATTGATCACTGGCTTAACTGCTGGAATAACACCAATCCTCTGCTGGATATAGGTTGCGGCAACTGCCACAACAGTCTGAAAGCCTTGGATTTTGGTGCACAGGTTTATGCAACAGAGCTTAATGAAAACAGCTTGCATTTGCTGCAACAGGAACATAAAGACAAAGCTGACCGACTTAGTTTTCATCTGGCACAACTTCCTGACAGCATGCCTCTGCCAGACAATTACTTTTCCGGTATTCTCTGCTCCGAGGTGTTTCACTTTCTTAAACACGAAGAAATTCTGGCATCTATACAACAGCTTCACCGTTTATTAATCCCCGGTGGTAAAGCGGTATTAACCTGCGCCTGTGAAGACATACAGATTTTTCAGGCAGTGAACCTCAGGCAAACAAAAGAAACACAACGGCAAAAATATCCAGACAGGATGGATCCTGTGGATCATTATATTGACTATTTCGAACAGGCCATTCGTGAATTCGAGCCAGATCACGAAGCCTGGCAACTGAGAACGTTGTTAGATTCAATACTGCCCAGAGATATGTTTAATTACTTCAACCCGGATCAACTGGCAAAAGCCTTTGCCGATGCAGGTTTCCACATAGACCTCATCACAACAGGTCCCGCACTGCATTACCCGGCATGGGAACACGGTGAGCACGATCATGTAAGGCTCGTGGCTGCAAAACAATAA
- a CDS encoding dihydrofolate reductase family protein, with amino-acid sequence MSNIVYIATSLDGYIADKNHGLDWLHSTPNPDNDDMGFMDFISRVDALVMGRKTFEIVAGFDGEWPYPKPVFVLSRTLNSIPEHLQDKVFLINGDTEAVTSDLHQRGYKNLYIDGGTTIQQFLQQDMIDELIIARIPVVLGGGIPLFGNLEQPLSFKHTETKVHLNAIAQSFYVRNRAH; translated from the coding sequence ATGAGTAACATTGTTTATATTGCCACCAGCCTTGATGGCTACATTGCCGATAAAAATCACGGGCTTGACTGGCTGCACAGCACACCCAACCCGGATAATGACGATATGGGGTTTATGGACTTCATTTCCAGAGTGGATGCGCTGGTGATGGGGAGAAAGACCTTTGAAATAGTCGCCGGTTTTGATGGTGAATGGCCTTATCCAAAGCCTGTTTTTGTGCTCAGTCGTACTTTGAACAGCATTCCGGAACATTTACAGGACAAGGTATTTCTTATTAATGGAGACACTGAAGCCGTCACGTCCGACCTTCATCAACGCGGCTACAAAAACCTTTATATTGACGGTGGTACAACGATTCAGCAGTTCCTGCAGCAGGATATGATCGACGAGCTGATTATTGCCAGGATTCCGGTGGTGCTTGGCGGTGGCATTCCATTATTTGGCAATCTGGAGCAGCCACTGTCTTTTAAGCATACTGAAACAAAAGTACACCTCAACGCCATTGCACAAAGTTTCTATGTACGAAACCGTGCCCATTAA
- a CDS encoding NAD(P)/FAD-dependent oxidoreductase, with the protein MNNVNKNDHLHRIVIVGGGAGGLELATMLGQSIGKQKKASITLVDAQRTHFWKPLLHEVAAGSLNAFEDELCYLAQAKWNHFHFLLGRMTNLDKDNKTIELAPICDDYGNEVVSRRQLEYDTLVLSVGSTANDFNTPGAPENCLFLDNREQAERIHTTLLNHYLHAQASGSAQSELNIAIIGAGATGVELSAELHNAAIELAHYGLDAISPQNVKITLIEGAPRILPVLPERISNSVHKQLEKMGVTIMTGQLVSEIHQNSLVTLSKTTLKSDLSIWAAGIKAPGFLGKLGLETNRINQLVVRPTLQTTQDDHIYAFGDCSSCTITLKNGSALTIPPRAQAAHQQASLLAKSLKRVVAGNDPMNFTYKDYGSLISLSRFSAVGNLMGAVTGDMMVEGALAKLFYISLYRMHQMTLFGKVRTGALMLKDALGKTTRPHLKLH; encoded by the coding sequence GTGAATAATGTAAATAAAAATGATCATTTACACCGGATTGTCATTGTTGGCGGGGGAGCCGGAGGACTGGAACTGGCAACAATGCTTGGGCAGTCCATTGGTAAGCAGAAAAAAGCATCCATTACACTGGTTGATGCACAGCGAACACATTTCTGGAAACCGTTATTGCATGAGGTAGCCGCAGGCTCCCTGAATGCGTTTGAGGATGAACTCTGCTATCTGGCCCAGGCAAAGTGGAATCACTTCCACTTTTTACTGGGCCGAATGACCAATCTGGACAAAGACAACAAAACCATCGAGCTGGCTCCGATCTGCGATGATTACGGCAACGAAGTCGTATCCCGTCGCCAACTGGAGTACGACACACTGGTTCTCTCGGTGGGCAGCACGGCTAATGATTTCAACACCCCCGGCGCTCCGGAAAATTGCCTGTTTCTGGACAACCGGGAGCAGGCGGAGCGCATACACACGACACTTCTCAACCATTACCTGCACGCACAGGCATCTGGCAGCGCGCAGTCAGAGCTGAACATTGCCATTATTGGCGCTGGCGCAACGGGCGTTGAACTGTCTGCGGAACTGCACAACGCTGCCATTGAACTGGCGCATTACGGTCTGGATGCCATTTCCCCCCAGAATGTCAAAATCACCCTGATTGAAGGGGCACCACGTATTTTGCCGGTACTTCCGGAACGCATTAGCAACAGCGTGCATAAACAGCTGGAAAAGATGGGCGTCACCATCATGACCGGACAACTGGTCAGCGAGATCCATCAGAACTCGCTGGTCACCCTCAGTAAAACGACTCTGAAATCGGATCTCAGCATCTGGGCTGCAGGCATAAAAGCACCGGGGTTTCTTGGCAAGCTAGGGCTGGAAACCAATCGCATCAACCAACTGGTGGTAAGACCCACATTACAAACAACGCAGGATGACCATATCTATGCATTTGGTGACTGCTCCAGCTGTACAATAACCCTTAAAAACGGCAGCGCCCTGACTATTCCACCTCGCGCCCAGGCTGCCCACCAACAGGCATCACTGCTGGCAAAAAGTCTGAAAAGAGTGGTAGCTGGCAATGATCCCATGAACTTCACCTACAAAGACTATGGCTCTCTGATTTCACTCAGCCGCTTCAGCGCTGTTGGTAATCTTATGGGGGCAGTGACGGGTGATATGATGGTGGAAGGTGCACTGGCCAAGCTGTTTTACATCAGCCTGTACCGAATGCATCAGATGACGCTGTTTGGCAAGGTTCGAACCGGGGCTTTGATGCTGAAAGACGCCCTGGGCAAAACCACGCGTCCCCATCTAAAACTTCATTGA
- a CDS encoding TetR/AcrR family transcriptional regulator: MKKRGRPSGAGSSLSADKIILAARELLTAEGKVPSIRRLSAELGVDAMAIYHYFSSKAVLLEAVTVALVSDIYKPEGRGDWQGDVLRLCISYVSLLNRHPGLLETMLSMKKFGPADVFRERFELALAPLSLPKVLIDDALNLIADYLHGFVLAMECQNMECQKKSGAILATDIERPVRMVMFALEQNID; encoded by the coding sequence ATGAAAAAACGGGGCAGACCGTCAGGTGCAGGCAGCTCTCTGTCAGCAGATAAAATTATTCTTGCAGCCAGAGAACTGTTAACAGCAGAAGGTAAGGTGCCGAGCATACGCAGGCTGTCGGCGGAGCTGGGAGTCGATGCAATGGCGATCTACCATTACTTCTCCAGTAAAGCGGTATTGCTGGAGGCAGTTACCGTGGCTCTGGTGAGTGATATTTATAAGCCAGAGGGGCGAGGTGACTGGCAGGGTGACGTGTTGCGGTTGTGTATCAGCTATGTGTCTCTGTTAAACCGGCATCCGGGTTTGCTGGAAACCATGCTGTCCATGAAGAAATTCGGTCCGGCTGACGTCTTCAGAGAACGGTTTGAGTTGGCATTGGCACCGTTATCATTACCCAAGGTTTTAATCGATGATGCTCTAAACCTGATTGCAGATTATCTTCACGGTTTTGTTCTGGCTATGGAGTGCCAAAATATGGAGTGCCAAAAGAAGTCGGGAGCGATTTTAGCCACAGATATTGAGCGTCCGGTCAGAATGGTGATGTTCGCTTTGGAGCAGAACATTGATTGA
- a CDS encoding peroxiredoxin produces the protein MGVLVGKKAPDFTVPAVLGDGTIVDGFTFSEAIRGKYGILFFYPLDFTFVCPSELIALDHRMDAFKERNVEVVGVSIDSHFTHNAWRNTPVNEGGIGPVKYTLAADMTHQICKDYDVESEGGVAFRGAFLIDDKGVVRSQIVNDLPLGRNMDELIRLVDALQFHEEHGEVCPAGWNKGDKGMNASPDGVAKYLAESAEEL, from the coding sequence ATGGGCGTACTGGTAGGCAAGAAGGCTCCTGACTTTACCGTTCCTGCGGTTCTGGGTGATGGCACTATTGTCGATGGGTTTACCTTCTCGGAAGCTATCCGTGGCAAATACGGTATTCTGTTCTTCTACCCACTGGACTTCACTTTTGTTTGTCCATCGGAGCTGATTGCTCTGGATCATCGTATGGATGCGTTCAAAGAACGTAACGTTGAAGTGGTTGGTGTTTCTATTGATTCTCACTTTACACACAATGCCTGGCGTAACACTCCGGTCAATGAAGGTGGTATTGGTCCGGTTAAATACACTCTGGCTGCTGATATGACCCATCAGATCTGCAAAGATTATGATGTTGAGTCTGAAGGCGGTGTGGCGTTCCGTGGTGCTTTCCTGATTGACGACAAGGGTGTGGTACGTTCCCAGATCGTTAATGATCTGCCTTTGGGGCGGAATATGGATGAACTGATTCGTCTGGTGGATGCACTTCAGTTCCATGAAGAGCATGGCGAAGTCTGCCCTGCAGGTTGGAACAAAGGTGACAAAGGCATGAACGCTTCTCCTGACGGCGTTGCCAAGTACCTCGCTGAAAGCGCTGAAGAACTGTAA